The following coding sequences are from one Aliarcobacter skirrowii CCUG 10374 window:
- a CDS encoding TsoY family (seleno)protein: protein MTLREKFSPTCFLSALGAGGLSVSFFMYLMFLVPHPTTPMATFEYIMEALEKGDSISFISSFALVFIIAFAILHFKLLYWNTKQYLLYKKSDAYKALIKSNGQISIMALPLTYTMSINVGFVLGAVFVPNLWSFVEYLFPFALIGFAINGYFALKIFFDYFSRLIINGDFDFTKNNNLTQMISIFALAMVAVGFAAPGAMSSNIAVNAVGIFGAILFSSLAIMLIFIKIILGFKNMFEHGVTVETAPSLWIMIPILTLLGITFIRLNFGLEHNLNAISDKSSLFVLTSTILSLQIVFGILGLVIMKKLGYFEKFIKSNEKSALSFALICPGVAFFVFGMFFINLGLTYNDIITKYSIVYYLLMVPFIYVQIKTIVLFFRLYKKFSF, encoded by the coding sequence ATGACATTAAGAGAGAAATTTTCACCTACTTGCTTTTTGAGTGCTTTGGGTGCTGGAGGACTTAGTGTATCATTTTTTATGTACCTAATGTTTTTAGTTCCACATCCAACAACTCCAATGGCAACTTTTGAATATATTATGGAAGCTTTAGAAAAAGGTGATTCTATAAGCTTTATATCTTCATTTGCTCTTGTATTTATAATTGCATTTGCAATTCTTCACTTTAAACTTCTTTATTGGAATACAAAACAATATCTACTATATAAAAAAAGTGATGCTTACAAAGCTTTGATTAAATCAAATGGTCAAATTAGCATTATGGCACTGCCATTAACATATACAATGAGTATAAATGTTGGTTTTGTTTTAGGTGCTGTTTTTGTACCAAACTTATGGAGTTTTGTTGAGTATCTGTTTCCATTTGCACTTATTGGATTTGCTATTAATGGATATTTTGCTCTAAAAATATTTTTTGACTATTTTTCAAGATTGATTATTAATGGTGATTTTGATTTTACAAAAAATAATAACCTAACACAAATGATATCTATTTTTGCACTTGCAATGGTAGCAGTTGGTTTTGCAGCACCTGGTGCTATGAGTTCAAATATTGCTGTAAATGCAGTTGGAATATTTGGAGCAATACTTTTCTCTTCGCTTGCAATTATGTTGATATTTATAAAAATAATCTTAGGTTTTAAAAATATGTTTGAACATGGTGTTACAGTTGAAACAGCTCCATCTTTATGGATTATGATTCCAATCTTAACACTTCTTGGAATTACATTTATAAGATTAAATTTTGGACTTGAACACAATTTAAATGCAATAAGCGATAAATCATCACTATTTGTTTTAACTTCAACAATACTATCTTTACAAATAGTATTTGGGATTTTAGGTTTGGTTATTATGAAAAAGCTTGGATATTTTGAAAAGTTTATAAAATCAAATGAAAAATCTGCACTATCTTTTGCACTAATTTGTCCAGGTGTTGCATTTTTTGTATTTGGAATGTTTTTTATAAATTTAGGTCTTACTTACAATGACATTATTACAAAGTATTCGATTGTTTACTATTTACTTATGGTTCCATTTATATATGTTCAAATAAAAACTATAGTTCTATTTTTTAGACTATACAAAAAATTCTCATTTTAA
- a CDS encoding TIGR00730 family Rossman fold protein, with product MNIAIYCGSAFGNSKIYEEKTIQLAQKLAKESINIVYGGSKQGLMGVISNESLKLNNKVIGVITYDLVGKELENTSITQIYKVDSMKERKAKMEELSDAFIALPGGYGTFEEIIDVIASAQIGYHKKPCAFLNVNGYYDKLIEFFYSCSENGFMNRRFIDMLIVSDDIDYIIEKIKNYEAPKAKWEN from the coding sequence ATGAATATAGCTATATATTGTGGTTCAGCATTTGGAAATAGCAAAATTTATGAAGAAAAAACCATACAACTGGCACAAAAACTTGCCAAAGAGAGTATAAATATTGTTTATGGTGGTTCAAAACAAGGGCTTATGGGAGTAATCTCAAATGAGTCTTTAAAATTAAACAACAAAGTAATAGGTGTAATTACTTATGATTTAGTTGGTAAAGAGTTAGAAAATACTTCTATTACTCAAATTTATAAAGTAGATAGTATGAAAGAGAGAAAAGCTAAAATGGAAGAGTTAAGCGATGCTTTTATTGCTCTTCCAGGTGGTTATGGAACATTTGAAGAGATTATTGATGTAATTGCATCTGCTCAAATTGGTTATCATAAAAAACCCTGTGCTTTTTTAAATGTAAATGGATATTATGATAAATTAATTGAGTTTTTCTACTCATGCTCAGAAAATGGATTTATGAATAGAAGATTTATAGATATGTTAATTGTAAGCGATGATATAGATTATATTATTGAAAAAATAAAAAATTATGAAGCTCCAAAAGCAAAATGGGAAAATTAG
- a CDS encoding DsbA family protein encodes MQNKKLVLSTLVAVIAFFVGFSFFYKNDSKSTQNIAVENINELLVRDYSYKMGDNSKNISVVEFLDPECESCAIYSTVVKRLYKEYYGDIQIVVKYLDNHKNSRFTIQILEAARVQGKYEEVLDMMFEKHSLWASHYASVDKPELLWQFLKEISDLDIEKLKEDMKNPKIDEIIKQDREDANALGVRGTPTIFVNGKQLQELSQKALFDLVEKEIYK; translated from the coding sequence ATGCAAAACAAAAAATTGGTTTTAAGCACTTTAGTTGCTGTAATAGCTTTTTTTGTTGGTTTTTCATTTTTTTATAAAAATGATTCAAAATCTACACAAAATATTGCTGTTGAGAATATAAATGAGTTACTTGTGAGAGATTACTCTTATAAAATGGGAGACAACTCAAAAAACATAAGTGTTGTTGAGTTTTTAGATCCAGAGTGTGAATCTTGTGCTATTTATTCAACTGTGGTTAAAAGATTGTATAAAGAGTATTATGGTGATATTCAAATAGTTGTAAAATATTTAGATAATCATAAAAACTCAAGATTTACAATCCAAATACTTGAGGCTGCTAGAGTTCAAGGAAAATATGAAGAGGTTCTTGATATGATGTTTGAAAAACACTCTTTATGGGCATCTCACTATGCAAGTGTTGATAAACCTGAACTTTTATGGCAATTTTTAAAAGAGATCTCTGATCTTGATATTGAAAAATTAAAAGAGGATATGAAAAATCCTAAAATTGATGAGATAATTAAACAAGATAGAGAAGATGCAAATGCTTTAGGTGTAAGAGGAACTCCAACAATTTTTGTAAATGGAAAGCAACTTCAAGAACTATCTCAAAAAGCTCTTTTTGATTTAGTTGAAAAAGAGATATATAAATAA
- a CDS encoding TlpA family protein disulfide reductase, with the protein MKKLLFVILAVFSLLFVACDSSSSISSNAVSKTKINEEVPKFEPESFTLISTDEQLITFTSTEVGIDFDQFKDKKAVIIDIFATWCPPCIESLPDLHDIQNRYKDDMQIVSVLFQDDISSQNLKAFIKEHGINYPITVEGDNQKLADNLNVRRVPEMFLFSKSGKFVHKFVGKVKKEELEKYLKIAIEN; encoded by the coding sequence ATGAAAAAATTATTATTTGTTATTTTAGCTGTTTTCTCACTGTTGTTTGTAGCTTGTGATAGTAGTTCATCTATTAGCTCAAATGCTGTTTCAAAAACAAAAATAAATGAAGAGGTTCCAAAATTTGAGCCAGAATCATTTACACTAATCTCAACAGATGAACAACTTATAACTTTTACAAGTACAGAAGTTGGAATTGATTTTGATCAATTTAAAGATAAAAAAGCTGTTATTATTGATATCTTTGCAACTTGGTGTCCACCTTGTATAGAGTCACTTCCAGATCTTCATGATATACAAAATAGATACAAAGATGATATGCAAATTGTATCTGTTTTGTTTCAAGATGATATATCTTCACAAAATCTAAAAGCTTTTATAAAAGAGCATGGAATTAACTATCCAATTACAGTTGAAGGTGATAATCAAAAACTTGCAGACAATTTAAATGTAAGAAGAGTTCCTGAGATGTTTTTATTCTCAAAAAGTGGTAAGTTTGTACATAAATTTGTAGGAAAAGTTAAAAAAGAAGAGCTTGAAAAATATCTAAAAATTGCTATTGAGAATTAA
- a CDS encoding disulfide oxidoreductase: protein MNYIFIAFLTSLIATLGSLFFSEVMNFVPCSLCWYQRIFMYPLVFIFLANLLYPDKSVLKYSLPLVIVGLGISIYHNLLILKIIPETLSPCVQGVPCSVDYLNWFGFITIPSLSFIAFLTIFIALIAYKKRVS, encoded by the coding sequence TTGAACTATATTTTTATCGCTTTTTTAACTTCATTGATAGCTACATTAGGAAGCTTATTTTTCTCAGAAGTTATGAATTTTGTGCCTTGTAGTTTGTGTTGGTATCAAAGAATTTTTATGTATCCACTTGTTTTTATATTTTTAGCTAATCTTTTGTATCCAGATAAGAGTGTTTTAAAATATAGCTTACCATTGGTTATTGTTGGATTAGGAATATCTATTTATCACAATTTGTTAATTTTAAAGATAATTCCAGAGACTCTATCTCCTTGTGTTCAAGGTGTTCCTTGCAGTGTTGATTATTTAAATTGGTTTGGATTTATAACAATTCCATCTCTATCTTTTATAGCTTTTTTAACAATTTTTATAGCTTTAATAGCTTATAAAAAGAGAGTTTCTTAA
- a CDS encoding HAD family hydrolase, producing MKKYILFDNDGVLVETEKWYFEANKKALKLLGLNLEMEFYQNIMVKGGSAFELALLHNIEHNIIEKHRSIRDSFYQEFITTKDISIQNVKDTLKELSKRYKMAIVTTSRRVDFELIHKNSGITNFMDFVLCVEDYKRAKPHPDPYLKGLEKFNSKDFEAIVVEDSQRGLESSKRANIDCIVVKNEFTQKQDFSKADYFINNIEELKKLL from the coding sequence ATGAAAAAATATATTCTTTTTGATAATGATGGTGTTTTAGTAGAGACTGAAAAGTGGTATTTTGAAGCAAATAAGAAGGCTTTGAAGCTTTTGGGTTTAAATTTAGAGATGGAATTTTATCAAAATATTATGGTAAAAGGTGGAAGTGCTTTTGAACTAGCACTTTTACATAATATTGAACACAATATTATTGAAAAACATAGAAGCATAAGAGATAGTTTTTATCAAGAGTTTATAACGACAAAAGATATATCAATACAAAATGTAAAAGATACTTTAAAAGAGTTATCAAAAAGATATAAAATGGCAATTGTAACAACATCAAGAAGAGTTGATTTTGAGTTAATTCATAAAAATAGTGGAATTACAAATTTTATGGATTTTGTTCTTTGTGTTGAGGATTATAAAAGAGCAAAACCACATCCAGATCCATATTTAAAAGGTTTAGAGAAGTTTAATTCAAAAGATTTTGAAGCTATTGTTGTTGAGGATTCTCAAAGAGGATTGGAGAGTTCTAAAAGAGCAAATATTGATTGTATTGTTGTAAAAAATGAGTTTACACAAAAACAAGATTTTTCAAAGGCTGATTATTTTATAAATAACATTGAAGAGCTTAAAAAACTGTTATAG